CCGATCTCGGGCGGCCGTGGCGAACGCAGGAAGACGAAACGGAAAATCTCGTTCACAGCCCACCTCCCCTCAAGGTTTGCGGCCAGAGGCCACGCTAGGAAAATAAGCGCCCTTTTTCATCGAAAGCAACAGTACTGATAGACCTGGGAATTGTCAATTACGCGAGTCTCGGTCTAGGGGCGGGAAATGTTCGAGCCGGTCATTGGCCCGAGGCGCCAAGTTTCGGGACCCGTTGGCGTCTCGCACGAGTGAAGGCGAAGGGGGATGGTCAGCTCAGGCGCTGAACCGAATCGAATCGGGTATCGGTTGGGGATCAGGCAATTTGGAATCGATCGAAAGCCAGGGCCAGGGATTGGCCCTGCTGGCTGAGGATAGAATGGCCGCGCCGGTGAGCGGGGCGGTGCCCGGGCGCACAAGTAGAGATGCCTGAGGATCTTGGCGATCACGGTGTCTTCGATGCCTGTCCTCAGCCTATCGAAGGGGCGGCGATGATCTTCAAAGAGCCGCCGCACTGGGGACACTGCTCGACGTCGATCCTGGAACACCCGTTTACAAAAACCCTCCCCGGCTTTCGCCCTTCGGGCCGGCGTTCGCCGTTCAAAACCGCTCCCGGCGGTTTTGTGAGCAAACCGGGCCCAGCTCATGCGGGTCGGCGCCGACGGAGCGCGCGCGTCATCATGGTCAGTCGAGGGGGCATTGGCGTTGACCGGCGCGCTCGGAAAGCCCGCGCGTTGACACAGCGTTCTTGCGCAGGCTGCTCCGCCTGGCTCGGGACGGTCGGCGCGAGTTTCGTGGTCTACGAGCGGCAGGTCCAGCCCGGCACCAGCGAGCGCATGGTGGTCAGCCCCGGCCACGAGGCCGACGCCATCCTGCACCTCCCGGGCGGGCAGTC
The sequence above is a segment of the Pseudomonadota bacterium genome. Coding sequences within it:
- a CDS encoding penicillin acylase family protein; the protein is MTQRSCAGCSAWLGTVGASFVVYERQVQPGTSERMVVSPGHEADAILHLPGGQSGHPLSAHYRDQYRVGRAGAASWRVSP